From Mycobacterium lacus, one genomic window encodes:
- the ctaC gene encoding aa3-type cytochrome oxidase subunit II, which yields MTPREPGRSQRSRRLRPLALAGTLGALAVTLSGCSWSEALAMGWPEGITPEAHLNRQLWIGAVIASLVVGVIVWGLIFWTTAFHRKKKSDTELPRQFGYNMPLELVLTVTPFLIISVLFYFTVVVQEKVLHIAKDPEVVIDITAFQWNWKFGYQRVNFKDGTLTYEGADEARKKAMVSKPEGKDSHGEELVGPVRGLNTEDRTYLNFDRVETLGTSTEIPVLVLPAGKRIEFQMASADVVHTFWVPEFLFKRDVMPNPAANNSVNVFQIEEITKTGAFVGHCAEFCGTYHSMMNFEVRVVSPNDFKAYLQQRIDGKNNAEALLAINQSPVAVTTHPFDTRRGEMAPQASR from the coding sequence GTGACACCTCGCGAGCCCGGCCGTTCGCAACGCTCCCGTCGTCTTCGGCCGCTGGCGCTGGCCGGGACTCTGGGGGCGCTGGCCGTCACCCTGAGCGGTTGCAGCTGGTCGGAAGCGCTTGCCATGGGATGGCCGGAGGGCATTACCCCGGAGGCCCACCTCAACCGGCAACTGTGGATCGGAGCGGTGATCGCGTCGCTGGTCGTCGGGGTGATCGTGTGGGGCCTGATTTTCTGGACCACCGCCTTCCATCGGAAGAAGAAATCCGACACCGAATTGCCCCGTCAGTTCGGCTACAACATGCCGCTGGAGCTGGTGCTTACCGTCACACCGTTCCTCATCATCTCGGTGCTGTTCTATTTCACCGTGGTGGTGCAGGAGAAGGTGCTGCACATCGCCAAGGATCCCGAGGTCGTGATTGACATCACCGCGTTCCAATGGAACTGGAAGTTCGGTTACCAGAGGGTCAACTTCAAAGACGGCACACTGACCTACGAAGGCGCCGACGAGGCGCGCAAGAAAGCCATGGTCTCCAAGCCGGAGGGCAAAGACTCGCACGGTGAAGAGCTCGTCGGGCCGGTGCGCGGGCTGAACACGGAGGACCGGACCTACCTCAACTTCGACAGGGTCGAGACGCTGGGAACCAGCACCGAAATTCCCGTCCTGGTGCTGCCCGCCGGCAAGCGTATCGAATTCCAAATGGCCTCGGCCGACGTCGTGCATACCTTCTGGGTGCCTGAGTTCTTGTTCAAACGGGACGTGATGCCCAACCCGGCAGCAAACAACTCCGTTAACGTTTTCCAGATCGAAGAGATCACCAAGACCGGGGCGTTTGTGGGCCACTGCGCCGAGTTTTGCGGCACCTATCACTCGATGATGAACTTCGAGGTTCGGGTGGTGTCCCCCAACGACTTCAAGGCCTACTTGCAGCAACGCATCGACGGAAAGAACAACGCCGAGGCATTGCTCGCGATCAACCAGTCGCCGGTCGCGGTGACCACTCACCCGTTCGACACCCGCCGCGGTGAAATGGCCCCCCAAGCCAGTAGGTAA
- the qcrA gene encoding cytochrome bc1 complex Rieske iron-sulfur subunit produces the protein MSDGSDVKDDVTGPGTHTHGAASDPDEAALAAMSNQELVTLGGRLDGVDTVYKEPRWPVEGTKAEKRAERGVARWLLLGGIFGLALLLIFLFWPWEYKPKEAAGSFWYSLTTPLYGLTFGLSILSIAVGAVIFQKKFIPEEISIQERHDGASREIDRKTVVANLTDAFEGSTIGRRKLIGLSFGMGLGAFGLGTLVAFAGGFIKNPWKPVVPTANGMKAVLWTSGWTPRYQGETIYLARATGSHAGAPFVKMRPEDVDAGGMETVFPWRESDGDGTTVESREKLTAIMLGIRNPVMLIRIKPSDLGRVVKRQGQESFNFGEFFAFTKVCSHLGCPSSLYEQQSYRILCPCHQSQFDALHFAKPIFGPAARALAQLPITIDSNGYLVANGDFIEPVGPAFWERTTT, from the coding sequence ATGAGCGACGGCTCTGACGTGAAAGACGACGTGACCGGTCCCGGCACCCACACTCATGGGGCTGCCAGCGACCCGGACGAAGCGGCGCTGGCCGCGATGTCGAACCAGGAGCTGGTGACGCTGGGCGGCCGGCTGGATGGTGTCGACACCGTGTACAAGGAGCCTCGCTGGCCGGTGGAGGGCACCAAGGCGGAGAAGCGCGCCGAGCGCGGGGTCGCCCGCTGGCTTTTGCTGGGTGGCATTTTCGGGCTGGCGCTACTGCTGATCTTCTTGTTCTGGCCGTGGGAGTACAAACCGAAGGAGGCCGCGGGCAGCTTCTGGTATTCCCTGACCACCCCGCTGTATGGCCTGACCTTTGGGCTGTCCATTCTGTCGATCGCCGTGGGGGCGGTGATATTCCAGAAAAAGTTTATCCCGGAAGAGATTTCGATCCAGGAACGCCATGACGGCGCTTCTCGCGAAATCGACCGCAAGACGGTCGTGGCGAACCTGACCGATGCCTTCGAGGGCTCGACAATCGGGCGCCGCAAGTTGATCGGGCTGTCGTTCGGCATGGGCTTGGGCGCGTTCGGCCTTGGCACCCTGGTGGCGTTTGCTGGTGGCTTCATCAAGAACCCGTGGAAGCCGGTCGTCCCCACCGCTAACGGTATGAAGGCCGTGCTGTGGACGTCGGGCTGGACCCCGCGCTATCAGGGGGAAACCATCTACCTGGCGCGCGCCACCGGCTCACATGCGGGAGCACCGTTTGTCAAGATGCGCCCGGAAGACGTCGACGCCGGCGGGATGGAGACCGTCTTCCCCTGGCGCGAATCCGACGGCGACGGCACCACCGTGGAATCACGCGAGAAGCTGACGGCGATCATGCTGGGGATCCGCAATCCGGTGATGCTCATTCGGATCAAGCCCAGCGATCTGGGCCGCGTGGTCAAACGCCAGGGGCAGGAAAGCTTCAACTTCGGCGAGTTCTTCGCCTTCACGAAGGTGTGCTCGCATCTGGGTTGCCCGTCATCGCTGTACGAGCAGCAGTCCTACCGCATCCTGTGCCCTTGTCACCAGTCGCAGTTCGACGCTTTGCATTTCGCCAAACCGATATTCGGTCCGGCGGCCCGTGCGTTGGCGCAATTGCCGATCACCATTGACAGCAACGGGTATCTGGTCGCCAACGGTGACTTCATCGAGCCCGTCGGACCCGCATTTTGGGAGCGCACGACAACATGA
- the trpD gene encoding anthranilate phosphoribosyltransferase: MALSSEAPSHRDSPGAQAGSATSWPQILGRLTDRNDLVRGQASWAMDQIMTGHASPAQIAAFAVAMKMKVPTATEVSELADVMLSHARQMPRAAVRDDTVDIVGTGGDGVNTVNLSTMAAIVVAAAGVPVVKHGNRAASSLSGGADTLEALGVRIDLGPDQVARSLAEVGIGFCFAPLFHPSYRRASAVRREIGVPTVFNLLGPLTNPAWPRAGLIGCAFADLAEVMAGVFAARRCSVLVVHGDDGLDELTTTTTSTIWRVHAGTMERLTLDPAGFGFVRANLDDLRGGDAQANAAQARAVLGGATGPVRDAVVLNAAGAFVAHAGLSSRADWLPAWEDGLRRARAAIDSGAAEQLLARWVRFSQQV; encoded by the coding sequence GTGGCGTTGTCATCTGAGGCCCCCTCGCACCGAGACTCTCCGGGAGCACAAGCCGGGTCGGCGACGTCGTGGCCGCAGATCCTGGGTCGGCTGACGGACCGGAACGACCTCGTCAGAGGCCAGGCCTCCTGGGCCATGGACCAGATCATGACCGGTCATGCGAGCCCGGCACAGATCGCCGCATTCGCGGTGGCGATGAAGATGAAGGTTCCCACCGCGACCGAGGTCAGCGAGCTGGCCGACGTCATGCTCAGCCACGCGCGCCAGATGCCCCGCGCGGCGGTTCGGGACGACACCGTCGACATCGTGGGTACCGGTGGTGATGGCGTCAACACGGTCAACCTGTCCACCATGGCCGCGATCGTGGTGGCGGCCGCGGGCGTGCCGGTGGTCAAACACGGCAACCGGGCGGCGTCGTCACTGTCCGGCGGCGCCGACACGCTGGAGGCGCTCGGGGTGCGCATCGATCTGGGGCCCGACCAGGTTGCGCGCAGCCTCGCCGAGGTCGGGATCGGGTTCTGCTTCGCGCCGCTGTTTCATCCGTCCTACCGGCGCGCCTCGGCGGTGCGCCGCGAGATCGGGGTGCCCACGGTGTTCAATCTCCTTGGGCCGCTGACCAATCCGGCCTGGCCGCGCGCCGGGTTGATCGGCTGTGCTTTCGCCGACCTCGCGGAGGTGATGGCGGGGGTGTTCGCGGCGCGCCGCTGCAGTGTGCTGGTTGTGCACGGCGACGACGGGCTCGACGAGTTGACCACGACCACGACGAGCACGATCTGGCGGGTGCACGCGGGCACGATGGAGAGGCTGACGTTGGATCCCGCGGGATTCGGCTTCGTGCGGGCCAACCTCGACGACCTGCGCGGCGGCGACGCGCAGGCCAACGCGGCCCAAGCGCGCGCGGTGCTGGGCGGCGCGACGGGACCGGTTCGAGATGCCGTGGTGCTCAACGCGGCGGGAGCATTCGTCGCGCACGCCGGGCTATCCAGTCGCGCCGATTGGCTGCCGGCGTGGGAGGACGGGTTGCGGCGGGCCCGCGCCGCGATCGACAGCGGTGCGGCCGAACAGCTGCTCGCGCGATGGGTGCGGTTCAGCCAGCAGGTCTAA
- the ctaE gene encoding aa3-type cytochrome oxidase subunit III: MTTAVGTSGTAITSRVHSLNRPNMVSVGTIVWLSSELMFFAGLFAFYFTARAQAGGNWPPPPTELNLYQAVPVTLVLIASSFTCQMGVFAAERGDVFGLRRWYVITFLMGLFFILGQAYEYLHLTSHGTTIPSSAYGSVFYLATGFHGLHVTGGLIAFIFLLARTAMSKFTPAQATASIVVSYYWHFVDIVWIALFTVIYFIR, encoded by the coding sequence GTGACGACCGCCGTGGGGACCTCAGGGACTGCAATCACGTCGCGCGTGCATTCGCTGAATCGACCCAACATGGTCAGTGTTGGCACCATAGTCTGGCTCTCTAGCGAGCTGATGTTCTTTGCTGGTCTGTTCGCGTTCTATTTCACGGCGCGCGCCCAGGCCGGCGGGAACTGGCCACCACCGCCCACCGAGCTGAACCTCTACCAGGCCGTGCCGGTGACGCTGGTGCTGATCGCCTCGTCGTTCACCTGCCAGATGGGCGTGTTCGCGGCCGAGCGTGGCGACGTCTTCGGGCTGCGCCGCTGGTATGTGATCACCTTCTTGATGGGCCTGTTCTTCATCCTGGGCCAGGCCTACGAGTACCTCCACCTCACGAGTCACGGGACCACCATTCCCAGCAGCGCATACGGCAGCGTGTTCTATCTAGCTACGGGCTTCCACGGGCTGCACGTCACCGGCGGCCTGATTGCCTTCATTTTCCTGCTGGCCCGCACCGCGATGAGCAAGTTCACGCCGGCGCAGGCCACCGCCAGCATCGTCGTCTCCTATTACTGGCATTTCGTCGACATTGTGTGGATCGCGCTGTTCACCGTGATCTATTTCATCCGATGA
- the qcrB gene encoding cytochrome bc1 complex cytochrome b subunit, producing the protein MSPKLSPPKIGDVLARQAEDIDTRYHPSAALRRQLNKVFPTHWSFLLGEIALYSFIVLLITGVYLTLFFDPSMLEVTYNGVYQPLRGVEMSRAYQSTLDISFEVRGGLFVRQIHHWAALMFAAAIMVHLARIFFTGAFRRPREANWIIGSLLLILAMFEGYFGYSLPDDLLSGIGLRAALSSITLGMPVIGTWLHWLLFGGDFPGNILIPRLYALHILLLPGIILALIGLHLALVWFQKHTQFPGPGRTEHNVIGVRVMPVFAFKSGAFFATIVGVLGLMGGLLQINPIWNLGPYKPSQVSAGSQPDFYMMWTEGLARIWPAWEFYFWHHTIPAPVWVAVIMTVVFVLLIVYPFLEKRFTGDYAHHNLLQRPRDVPVRTSIGAMAIAFYMVLTLAAMNDIIALKFHISLNATTWIGRIGMVVLPPFVYFITYRWCIGLQRSDRAVLEHGVETGIIKRLPHGAYIELHQPLGPVDDHGHPIPLAYQGAAVPKRMNKLGSAGSPGSGSFLFADPASEDTALREAGHAAEQRALTALREHQESIAVSPDGEHG; encoded by the coding sequence ATGAGTCCGAAACTGAGCCCTCCGAAGATCGGTGATGTCCTGGCCCGCCAAGCGGAGGACATCGATACGCGCTATCACCCCTCGGCCGCTCTGCGCCGACAGCTCAACAAGGTGTTCCCGACGCACTGGTCGTTCCTGCTCGGTGAGATCGCGCTGTACAGCTTCATCGTCTTGCTGATCACCGGCGTGTATCTGACGCTGTTCTTCGATCCGTCGATGCTCGAGGTCACCTACAACGGTGTCTACCAACCGCTGCGCGGAGTCGAGATGTCGCGCGCCTACCAGTCGACGCTGGACATCTCCTTCGAAGTCCGGGGCGGCTTGTTCGTCCGCCAGATCCACCACTGGGCCGCGTTGATGTTCGCCGCGGCGATCATGGTGCACCTGGCGCGCATCTTCTTCACCGGGGCGTTCCGGCGGCCGCGCGAGGCCAACTGGATCATCGGTTCGCTGCTGCTGATCCTGGCGATGTTCGAGGGCTACTTCGGCTACTCGCTGCCCGACGACCTGCTGTCGGGCATTGGTCTGCGGGCCGCGCTGTCGTCGATCACCCTGGGCATGCCGGTGATCGGAACCTGGCTGCACTGGCTGCTTTTCGGCGGCGACTTCCCGGGCAACATCCTCATCCCGAGGTTGTACGCGCTGCACATCCTGCTGCTACCGGGGATCATCCTGGCGCTTATAGGGCTGCATCTGGCGTTGGTGTGGTTCCAGAAGCACACCCAATTCCCCGGCCCGGGGCGCACCGAGCACAACGTCATCGGCGTGCGGGTGATGCCGGTGTTCGCCTTCAAATCCGGCGCGTTTTTCGCCACCATCGTCGGCGTGCTCGGCCTGATGGGCGGCTTGCTGCAAATCAACCCGATCTGGAACCTGGGGCCCTACAAGCCATCACAGGTGTCGGCCGGCTCGCAGCCGGACTTCTACATGATGTGGACGGAGGGCCTGGCCCGCATCTGGCCGGCGTGGGAGTTCTACTTCTGGCATCACACCATTCCCGCCCCGGTCTGGGTGGCGGTGATCATGACCGTGGTTTTCGTCCTGCTGATCGTCTACCCGTTCCTGGAGAAGCGGTTCACCGGCGACTACGCCCACCACAACCTGCTGCAGCGACCGCGGGATGTCCCGGTGCGCACGTCTATCGGCGCCATGGCGATCGCCTTCTACATGGTCCTCACGCTGGCCGCGATGAACGACATCATTGCGCTGAAGTTCCACATCTCGCTGAACGCGACGACGTGGATCGGGCGCATCGGCATGGTGGTGCTTCCGCCGTTCGTCTACTTCATCACCTATCGGTGGTGCATCGGGCTGCAACGCAGCGACCGCGCGGTGCTCGAGCACGGCGTCGAGACCGGCATCATCAAGCGGCTGCCGCACGGCGCCTACATCGAGCTGCACCAGCCGCTCGGCCCGGTCGATGACCACGGCCACCCGATACCGCTGGCGTATCAGGGAGCCGCCGTCCCCAAGCGGATGAACAAGCTGGGCTCGGCCGGGTCGCCGGGTAGCGGCAGCTTCCTGTTCGCCGATCCGGCATCAGAGGACACCGCGCTGCGCGAGGCCGGCCACGCCGCCGAGCAACGTGCCCTGACCGCATTGCGCGAACACCAGGAGAGCATCGCCGTTTCCCCAGATGGCGAGCACGGCTAG
- a CDS encoding MmpS family transport accessory protein: MSGPNPPGPEEANSASVPSAELEPIGEAGEELHVDASRLHGGELEPYDSGEAQLNEHPGETGAYSRAYSAPESEQFTGGPYVPADLGLYDYDSYDESDLDDEQAVPRWPWVVGVAAILAAIALVVSVSLLVTRTGTSKLAIPETTSSAAPVQDEITTTKPPPPPPPTTAIPTATETQTVTVTPPPPETTTPPPPATTSVPPPATTTAAAPPATTTTTPAGPRQVTYSVTGTKAPGDIISVTYVDASGRRRTQHNVYIPWSMTVTPISQSDVGSVEASSLFRVSKLNCSITTSDGTVLSSNTNDAPQTSC, from the coding sequence ATGAGCGGGCCGAATCCCCCGGGACCAGAAGAAGCCAATTCCGCCAGTGTGCCCAGCGCCGAATTAGAACCCATCGGCGAGGCCGGGGAGGAACTGCACGTGGATGCCAGCCGCCTCCACGGGGGCGAACTGGAACCCTACGACAGCGGCGAAGCCCAGCTAAACGAGCACCCGGGCGAGACCGGCGCTTACTCGCGGGCCTACTCCGCTCCGGAGTCCGAGCAATTCACCGGCGGCCCGTACGTGCCGGCCGATCTCGGGCTCTACGATTACGACAGCTACGACGAGTCCGACCTGGATGACGAACAGGCCGTTCCGCGGTGGCCGTGGGTGGTCGGCGTCGCCGCGATCTTGGCCGCGATCGCGCTCGTGGTTTCGGTATCGCTGCTCGTCACACGCACGGGCACCAGCAAACTTGCCATACCCGAAACGACGTCGTCGGCAGCGCCGGTTCAGGACGAGATCACGACCACCAAGCCGCCGCCACCACCACCGCCGACTACCGCGATTCCGACAGCGACGGAGACCCAAACAGTGACGGTTACCCCTCCGCCACCTGAGACCACTACGCCCCCGCCCCCGGCGACCACCTCCGTGCCGCCACCGGCGACCACCACCGCGGCGGCCCCACCCGCGACCACGACCACGACGCCGGCCGGTCCTCGCCAAGTCACCTACTCGGTGACCGGGACCAAGGCGCCGGGCGACATCATTTCGGTGACCTACGTCGACGCCTCCGGTCGGCGACGCACCCAGCACAATGTGTACATCCCGTGGTCGATGACGGTCACACCGATCTCGCAGTCCGATGTCGGTTCCGTCGAGGCCTCCAGCCTTTTCCGGGTCAGCAAACTAAACTGCTCGATCACCACAAGCGACGGAACGGTGTTGTCGTCCAACACCAATGACGCACCGCAAACGAGTTGCTGA
- the ripC gene encoding peptidoglycan hydrolase RipC translates to MRSAISSLASFTLLSGVVAANSAADPADDALAKLNELSRQAERTTEAMHTAQLDLNAKLAAQQAAEKKHADDQAAADAAKARLATFQAAVNKLAAATYMGGRTDGMDAILTGQSPQLVIDRLALQRVLASQMATQMANFRAAGEQAARAERASARSAADAKAAAEQAAAVRASLQRKQSQLQVQIAVVKSQYMSLTPEQRTALADPGPVPATAAIAVTPAPGALPPGEPPAGGAPSGEAPPQGGMPGMPVAPGGGDRAVVVQAALAQIGTPYAWGGAAPGGFDCSGLVMWAFQQAGIALPHSSQALAQGGQPVALSDLQPGDVLTFYSDASHAGIYIGDGMMVHSSTFGQPVRVVPMNSSGPIYDARRY, encoded by the coding sequence ATGCGATCCGCCATCAGTTCGTTAGCGAGTTTCACCTTGTTGTCCGGCGTTGTCGCCGCGAATTCGGCCGCTGATCCGGCCGACGACGCGCTGGCAAAACTCAACGAGCTGTCGCGGCAGGCCGAGCGGACCACCGAGGCGATGCACACCGCGCAACTCGACTTGAACGCGAAGCTTGCTGCCCAGCAGGCTGCGGAGAAGAAGCACGCCGACGACCAGGCCGCCGCCGATGCCGCGAAAGCCCGCTTGGCCACCTTCCAGGCCGCCGTCAACAAGCTTGCCGCCGCCACCTACATGGGCGGTCGCACCGACGGTATGGACGCCATCTTGACGGGGCAGTCACCGCAGCTGGTGATCGACAGGCTGGCCTTGCAGCGGGTGTTGGCGTCCCAGATGGCCACGCAGATGGCCAATTTTCGGGCCGCCGGAGAACAAGCTGCCAGGGCTGAGCGGGCGTCCGCCAGGTCCGCGGCGGATGCCAAGGCCGCGGCCGAGCAGGCCGCCGCGGTGCGGGCGAGCCTGCAGCGCAAGCAGAGTCAGCTGCAGGTGCAGATCGCCGTCGTGAAGTCGCAGTACATGTCGTTGACGCCCGAGCAGCGCACCGCCCTCGCCGACCCAGGGCCGGTCCCGGCGACCGCCGCGATCGCCGTCACGCCGGCGCCGGGGGCGTTGCCGCCGGGTGAGCCACCGGCCGGCGGGGCCCCGTCGGGCGAGGCTCCACCGCAGGGTGGGATGCCTGGAATGCCGGTCGCGCCCGGTGGCGGTGACCGTGCGGTTGTCGTGCAGGCCGCGTTGGCCCAGATCGGAACGCCCTATGCGTGGGGCGGCGCTGCACCCGGTGGATTCGACTGCTCCGGATTGGTGATGTGGGCGTTCCAGCAGGCCGGCATCGCGCTGCCGCACTCCAGCCAAGCGCTGGCCCAGGGTGGTCAGCCGGTTGCGTTGTCCGACCTGCAGCCCGGCGACGTGCTGACCTTCTACTCCGACGCGTCTCATGCCGGCATTTACATCGGTGACGGCATGATGGTCCATTCCTCCACCTTCGGTCAGCCGGTGCGGGTGGTGCCCATGAACTCGTCCGGTCCGATCTACGACGCCCGCCGTTACTGA
- a CDS encoding eCIS core domain-containing protein: protein MLACVFVVGLIAAAAVPLRPHGGHVSAAPTPLVVGDRTVRMVSLGGPGTDRLLSRIAAAIGTAVGEVEAFWGVDWTRDISVVATGSDEQFRAAAGGGPASRWADIAAVTVVDSVDPARQTAVGQRIVFAPGAAGMSDAALRIVLAHELFHYAARRDTALDAPRWLTEGVADFIARPNSAMPDEVVSMVPSLPSDAELDTPGQQRSLGYDRSWWFARFVADSYGTTKLRELYLAACGVGHADMFSALRDVLGADPAGLLQRWQQWLVG from the coding sequence CTGCTGGCGTGCGTGTTTGTGGTCGGGCTGATCGCGGCCGCGGCCGTGCCCCTACGTCCCCATGGCGGCCACGTGAGCGCTGCGCCGACGCCGTTGGTCGTCGGCGATCGCACGGTCCGGATGGTGAGCCTCGGCGGCCCGGGGACCGACCGCCTGCTGTCGCGTATCGCGGCGGCCATCGGCACCGCGGTCGGCGAAGTGGAGGCCTTCTGGGGTGTCGATTGGACGCGCGACATCTCGGTGGTGGCCACCGGATCGGACGAACAGTTTCGTGCCGCCGCGGGCGGGGGCCCGGCGTCGCGGTGGGCGGACATCGCGGCGGTGACGGTCGTCGACAGCGTCGATCCGGCGCGCCAGACGGCCGTCGGCCAACGAATTGTGTTCGCACCGGGGGCGGCGGGCATGAGCGATGCCGCATTACGAATAGTGTTGGCGCATGAGCTTTTTCACTATGCGGCGCGGCGCGATACTGCCCTGGACGCACCCCGATGGCTGACCGAGGGGGTAGCCGATTTCATCGCCCGGCCGAACAGCGCGATGCCCGATGAGGTCGTGTCGATGGTGCCTTCGCTGCCGTCGGACGCCGAGCTGGACACCCCCGGGCAGCAGCGCTCGTTGGGCTATGACCGCTCGTGGTGGTTCGCCCGCTTTGTCGCCGATAGTTATGGGACGACGAAGCTGCGCGAGCTCTACCTGGCCGCTTGCGGTGTCGGACACGCCGACATGTTCAGCGCCCTGCGCGACGTGCTGGGCGCCGACCCGGCCGGCCTGCTGCAGCGCTGGCAACAGTGGCTGGTCGGCTAG
- the qcrC gene encoding cytochrome bc1 complex diheme cytochrome c subunit, whose product MKKLGSTRSGGSKRIAPSRRRLRRRLSGGLLLLIALTIAGGLAAVLTPKPQVAVADESSSALLRTGKQLFDTSCVSCHGANLQGVPDHGPSLIGVGEAAVYFQVSTGRMPAMRGEAQAPRKEPIFDEAQVDAIGAYVQANGGGPTVVRNPDGSIAMRSLRGEDLGRGGDLFRLNCASCHNFTGKGGALSSGKFAPDLGPANEQQILTAMLTGPQNMPKFSDRQLSFDAKKDIIAYVRTVAEERQPGGYGLGGFGPAPEGMAIWIIGMVAAIGLALWIGARS is encoded by the coding sequence TTGAAGAAACTGGGGTCCACCCGATCCGGTGGCAGCAAGCGGATTGCTCCGTCGCGGCGGCGTCTTCGCCGCCGTTTGTCCGGTGGCCTGCTGCTGCTGATAGCGCTGACCATCGCCGGCGGGCTGGCTGCCGTGCTGACCCCCAAGCCGCAGGTGGCCGTCGCCGACGAGTCGTCCTCAGCGCTGCTGCGCACCGGCAAACAGCTATTCGACACCTCGTGTGTGTCCTGCCACGGCGCCAACCTGCAGGGCGTGCCCGACCACGGGCCAAGCCTGATCGGGGTCGGCGAGGCGGCCGTCTACTTCCAGGTGTCGACCGGCCGGATGCCCGCCATGCGGGGTGAGGCTCAGGCGCCGCGCAAGGAGCCGATATTCGATGAAGCACAGGTCGACGCGATCGGCGCCTACGTGCAAGCCAACGGGGGTGGCCCCACCGTGGTGCGCAACCCCGACGGCAGCATCGCGATGCGATCGCTACGGGGTGAGGACCTGGGCCGCGGCGGCGACTTGTTCCGGCTCAACTGCGCCTCGTGCCACAACTTCACCGGCAAGGGTGGGGCGCTGTCGTCGGGTAAGTTCGCGCCCGACCTGGGACCCGCCAATGAGCAGCAAATCCTTACGGCGATGCTCACCGGCCCGCAGAACATGCCGAAGTTCTCCGACCGCCAGCTGTCCTTCGACGCGAAGAAGGACATCATCGCCTACGTGAGGACAGTCGCCGAGGAACGTCAGCCTGGCGGCTACGGCCTCGGCGGATTCGGACCCGCGCCCGAGGGCATGGCGATATGGATCATTGGGATGGTCGCCGCCATCGGGCTGGCACTGTGGATTGGGGCGCGATCATGA
- a CDS encoding DUF2561 family protein yields the protein MVSRYSAYRRGPDTVPPDVVDRVLVGACAAIWLVLIGVSVAATVALVDLGRGFHKMARNPHTTWVLYAVIIVSALIIVGAIPVLLRARRMAHREPAARSVGVSVRGGQPVRPGSAANRTRGGTARSTQVKAFSQVAEWSGEAVDRIWLRGTLALTATMGIALIAVAAATYLMAVRHDGASWVCYGLAGLVTLGMPVIEWLHVRQLRRVLAGH from the coding sequence ATGGTCAGCAGGTATTCCGCGTACCGGCGTGGGCCGGATACGGTCCCCCCGGACGTCGTCGATCGAGTCCTTGTCGGAGCGTGCGCGGCGATCTGGCTGGTCTTGATAGGCGTGAGCGTGGCCGCCACTGTGGCGCTGGTCGACCTGGGCCGCGGTTTCCACAAAATGGCGAGGAACCCGCACACCACTTGGGTGTTGTACGCCGTCATCATTGTCTCTGCGCTGATCATCGTGGGGGCGATCCCTGTGCTGCTGCGCGCACGCCGCATGGCCCACCGTGAGCCAGCTGCCCGGTCAGTAGGTGTGTCGGTACGCGGCGGGCAGCCGGTCAGGCCGGGATCTGCCGCGAATCGCACTCGGGGTGGGACAGCACGCTCGACGCAGGTCAAAGCGTTCTCGCAGGTCGCCGAGTGGTCGGGAGAGGCGGTAGACCGGATCTGGTTGCGCGGGACACTCGCGCTGACGGCCACCATGGGGATCGCACTGATCGCGGTCGCAGCGGCGACCTACCTGATGGCCGTTCGTCACGACGGTGCTTCCTGGGTCTGCTATGGCCTGGCCGGGCTCGTCACCCTGGGAATGCCGGTAATTGAGTGGCTGCACGTTCGGCAGCTGCGGCGTGTGCTTGCCGGTCATTAG
- a CDS encoding cytochrome c oxidase subunit 4: MHIEARLFEFVAAFFVLTTVLYGVLTAMFATGGVEWAGTTALALTGGLALIVATFFRFVARRLDARPEDYEGAEISDGAGELGFFAPHSWWPIVVALSGSVAAVGIALWLPWLIVAGVVFILGSAAGLVFEYYVGPEKH, from the coding sequence ATGCACATCGAAGCCAGACTGTTCGAGTTCGTCGCCGCATTCTTTGTCTTGACGACGGTCCTGTACGGCGTGCTGACTGCGATGTTCGCCACCGGCGGTGTCGAGTGGGCCGGCACCACCGCGCTGGCGCTCACAGGCGGCCTGGCCCTGATCGTGGCCACATTCTTCCGGTTTGTGGCCCGCCGTCTGGATGCCCGGCCCGAGGACTACGAGGGGGCTGAGATCAGTGACGGCGCAGGGGAATTGGGGTTCTTCGCGCCGCACAGCTGGTGGCCCATTGTGGTCGCGCTGTCGGGATCGGTGGCCGCCGTCGGTATCGCGCTGTGGTTGCCGTGGCTGATCGTCGCCGGCGTGGTATTCATCCTCGGGTCGGCGGCTGGACTGGTCTTCGAGTACTACGTCGGTCCTGAGAAGCACTGA